One genomic region from Gossypium hirsutum isolate 1008001.06 chromosome D13, Gossypium_hirsutum_v2.1, whole genome shotgun sequence encodes:
- the LOC107932275 gene encoding actin-depolymerizing factor 2 → MANAASGMAVHDDCKLKFLELKAKRTYRFIVFKIEEKQKQVVVEKLGEPSQSYDDFTASLPADECRYAVYDFDFVTAENCQKSRIFFIAWSPDTSRVRSKMIYASSKDRFKRELDGIQVELQATDPTEMGLDVIRSRAN, encoded by the exons ATG GCAAATGCTGCTTCTGGAATGGCCGTGCATGATGACTGCAAGCTGAAGTTTCTAGAGCTAAAGGCTAAAAGGACATACCGCTTCATAGTATTCAAGATCGAGGAGAAACAAAAGCAGGTTGTCGTGGAAAAGCTTGGTGAGCCAAGTCAAAGCTATGACGATTTCACTGCTAGCCTCCCTGCCGATGAGTGTCGATATGCTGTATACGATTTCGACTTTGTGACTGCTGAGAATTGCCAGAAAAGCAGGATTTTCTTCATTGCATG GTCTCCGGACACATCAAGGGTGAGAAGCAAGATGATTTACGCGAGCTCAAAGGACAGGTTCAAGAGAGAGTTAGACGGTATTCAAGTAGAGCTGCAGGCAACCGATCCCACCGAGATGGGACTCGATGTCATAAGAAGCCGTGCCAACTAA
- the LOC121202910 gene encoding 40S ribosomal protein S15a-1 — protein sequence MVRVSVLNDALKSMYNAEKRGKRQVMIRPSSKVIIKFLLVMQKHGYIGEFEYVDDHRSGKIVVELNGRLNKCGVISPRFDVGVKEIEGWTARLLPSRQFGYIVLTTSAGIMDHEEARRKNVGGKVLGFFY from the exons ATGGTGAGGGTCAGTGTTTTAAACGATGCACTCAAGAGCATGTACAATGCGGAGAAGAGGGGCAAACGACAGGTCATGATTAGGCCTTCCTCGAAAGTGATCATCAAGTTCCTTTTGGTTATGCAGAAGCACG GTTACATCGGAGAATTTGAGTATGTTGATGACCACAGGTCTGGCAAAATTGTGGTTGAACTTAACGGGAGGCTAAACAAGTGTGGGGTGATTAGTCCTCGTTTTGATGTCGGAGTCAAAGAGATTGAGGGTTGGACTGCTAGGCTACTTCCTTCTAGACAA TTTGGATATATTGTGCTAACCACATCTGCTGGCATCATGGACCATGAAGAAGCTAGAAGGAAGAATGTTGGTGGGAAAGTACTTGGCTTTTTCTACTGA
- the LOC107932023 gene encoding ras-related protein RABE1c, whose product MAAPPARARADYDYLIKLLLIGDSGVGKSCLLLRFSDGSFTTSFITTIGIDFKIRTIELDGKRIKLQIWDTAGQERFRTITTAYYRGAMGILLVYDVTDESSFNNIRNWIRNIEQHASDNVNKILVGNKADMDESKRAVPTSKGQALADEYGIKFFETSAKTNLNVEEVFFSIAKDIKQRLADSDTKAEPSTIKINQPDAAGGAGQAAQKSGCCG is encoded by the exons ATGGCTGCTCCACCAGCAAGAGCTAGAGCTGATTATGATTACCTCATAAAACTTCTTTTGATCGGCGACAGCG GTGTTGGTAAGAGTTGCCTTCTTTTGCGGTTCTCGGATGGTTCCTTCACTACCAGTTTTATCACCACCATTGG TATTGATTTTAAGATAAGAACCATTGAGCTTGATGGTAAGCGAATTAAGCTCCAAATTTGGGATACAGCCGGGCAGGAGAGGTTTCGGACAATCACGACTG CTTATTATCGTGGAGCCATGGGAATCTTGCTTGTATATGATGTCACAGATGAATCATCCTTCAACA ATATTAGGAATTGGATTCGGAACATCGAGCAGCATGCTTCGGATAATGTTAACAAGATATTGGTTGGGAACAAGGCAGACATGGATGAAAGCAAAAGG GCTGTGCCTACCTCGAAGGGACAAGCACTCGCTGATGAGTACGGAATCAAATTTTTTGAAACC AGTGCAAAGACAAATCTAAATGTGGAGGAAGTTTTCTTTTCGATAGCAAAGGACATAAAGCAAAGACTCGCTGATAGCGACACAAAGGCTGAG CCTTCGACGATCAAGATCAATCAACCTGACGCTGCAGGCGGAGCTGGTCAAGCTGCACAAAAATCGGGATGTTGCGGTTAA
- the LOC121225372 gene encoding zinc finger protein ZAT12, with protein MKRVREDREIEAMAMANCLMLLSKVGQIDPPKHNTIHQRGVFACKTCDKRFSSFQALGGHRASHKKPRFTDADLPASPKKPKTHECSICGLEFPIGQALGGHMRKHRVVSNEGMVVTRPVTEKLNGDDADNDGGLCLDLKLAPCGIDLDLKLEKAAAPPRMPPVVHLFI; from the coding sequence ATGAAGAGAGTCAGAGAAGATAGAGAAATAGAAGCTATGGCAATGGCGAATTGTTTGATGTTATTATCAAAAGTTGGCCAAATCGATCCACCAAAGCATAATACTATTCATCAGCGTGGAGTTTTTGCATGCAAGACGTGTGATAAACGGTTTTCATCTTTTCAAGCACTCGGCGGCCACCGTGCTAGCCACAAAAAACCGAGGTTTACGGACGCGGACCTACCGGCTTCACCTAAAAAGCCTAAAACACATGAGTGTTCGATTTGTGGACTCGAATTTCCGATCGGTCAAGCTCTTGGAGGTCATATGAGGAAACATAGAGTTGTTTCGAATGAAGGAATGGTGGTGACTCGGCCGGTGACGGAGAAATTGAACGGCGATGACGCTGATAATGATGGTGGTTTGTGCCTTGATCTGAAATTGGCGCCTTGTGGAATTGATTTGGATTTGAAGTTAGAGAAGGCCGCGGCGCCGCCACGGATGCCGCCGGTTGTCCACTTGTTCATATAG